The genomic region AgtatgttctcttctcttcctttatagggttttagaccataTTAACGCCAATGCTCTGTAGTACGTGCTGAACAAGGGGCAGAAAAGTTGTGAATGAATCAGCTGATCATGTAAACAAACCGCCCACTCCCGTCGGGCATTAGGTACGGGTTGTCTAGTAGAGATCATATTATAGATTTATCTAATtcgtcgttatcattttcattgttattcaacAAGGGCATATCTACAGGTAATTTATTGAATAACACACCTGAACTGTAAATTTCAGATGTTCGGTCACTAACATTTATCAGTTTATCCATCGGTTAAGTTCTGCTTTATCTCCGTGTTACAAATCGTTATGAGTCTCGTAAATACATAGATTTATTTTACATAAGTAAGTTTCACGACGGTATTGACACAGTTTTGTAATGGCATGGGCAGATTCACAGAAATGTTCTGTAACAGTTAGCAAGAATAACTCATCAGGATATTTAATCATTTAATCATTAAAGAGGACATTTTGTGATAAACTCAACAGGTGTTTACTTCTTACTTACTCTAATTAACATCCAAATTTACTTGtatactcatcatcatcttcaattgtcatccttattatcaatgttatcgtcatcactgtcgtcattattgttattattattcaaattgtgtatgttattactattttattttatcattacataATACTCGTAGGTAccattattcctttattcttgcTTATAATCTGCATTAGTTTTTAAGATTACAATGCCTTTTATTGGCGCAATATTTACGAATACAGCCACAAAAAATTCTTTGTTATGAACTGATATAGAAGAATTTAAGACCAAAGAAATCTACAGGCAAGAGATATAAATCAACAAAATTCTTATTAGAATTACATAACTCTGAATAAACTGTATTATCAACATGTCTCTTACGTACATAACTTTGAGGAATTAGTCATTTTTGCTTTTCTGTCGGTCAGTGAACACCATTTATGAACTAACTGTAACGTAATTTGATTTTTGGTTTGATATTTCAGCGATGGCTCTCTCGCGCTTCAAGGACCTTTTCCAGTGTTCTAGAGCGGCTGTGATTGGCATGATCCATGTCAAGGCACTTCCGGGTAAGATGCTGCCTTTATATAAGAACTTTTTAATGTAGATGAATTATTTACTTGAGTTGAGGTCATGTTTGTGTTATATCAGCTTTTGTATTGATTGGTTATATGCCTATATCTGtacctgtatatgtatctgtctgtgtatataaatttgtttttattcattctttttctttttcttcttgatcctcccttctttcatctttatcttcttccttatcttctcctccttcttctccttctcctctttcttctcattttttctttttattattctcttttgtttcttcttcatctattttttttcttattagttatttttattttgttttgttttattttacttttgttttatcatcatcatccttcttcttcttcttcttcttcttcttcttcttcttcttcttcttcttcttcttcttcttcttcttcttcttcttcttcttcttcttcttcttcttcttcttcttcttttttcttcttcttcttcctccttcttcttcttcttcttcctcttcctcttccccttcctcttcctcttcctcttcttctttttcttcttcttcttcttcttcttcttcttctgcttcttcttcaccttcttcttcttcttcttcttcttcttcttctttcttccttcttaaaGGTTGGACTAAACATTTCAGAGGATCAAATGCTAATATTCTTTTTAAGATGAGATTTGTGAAAATTACCTGAATTTGATAGTATAGACTAAAAGATATTGACAGTCATTTGAAATTGAGTTAGCTATTTGCTAAGTCTATCTGTCATTGAGagtggagtgtatgtgtgtgtgtgtgtggggggggtaagtGTAGCATGTTTATGATGAGCTTATATATTGTAATTGTAAGTTAATGCTGGTTGATTAACTTTAGCTCATCATTCCTATCCTATTTCTGTTTTCTATGTGGATTACCAGGATTCTAGATTGGATACGAAATGGCCTTACCAATTACGTAAACAAAGATGTATGAATCCTTGTATGAGCTTATGCAAATTTGATGGGATTTCTTGTACTACATTGACAGGAACGCCCTTGAATCGCCACGGAATTAATGAGCTGGTGGAGATGGCTCGTCAGGAAGCCTTTGCATATAAAGAGGCCGGTGTTGTAAGtcaatttattttttgtattttggttattttttattcagaatttgtttttgttgtttttctgtgtgaAGATTTTGATGTAATGATGACAGCttatagagatgtgtgtgtgtgtgtgtgtgtgtgtgtgtgtgtgtgtgtgtgtgtgtgtgtgtgtgtgtgtgtgtgtgtgtgtgtgtgtgtgtgtgtgtgtgtgtgtttgtgtgtgtttgtgtgtgtgtgtgtgtgtgtgtgtgtgtgtgtgtgtgtgtgtgtgtgtgtgtgtgtgtgtgtgtgtgtgtgtgtgtgtgttttaaggggGTTTACCAAATCTTGATTCAGGAATTTGTATTAGAATAACACTAATTGATATTTATACTCGCAGTTCACCATATAGATTAACTTAACAGGGTCTTTCCACTCAATTTTTCTTTACTAGTTTATTCTTTTAGGATGGTGTCCTGGTGGAAAATATGTTTGACATACCCTACCTCATGGGAGCATCGTTAGGGCCCGAAGTTGTAGCCACCATGACAAGGGTTTGCCAGGAGGTGCGCAGTATCATTCCCAAACGCATTCCTTGTGGCATTCAGGTATTTCTGCTTATATATTTTCTTGAAATTGTGTGGTTATGggctttcatgtatatatttttatatattgttgatattttgtATAGTTATATGATTTAAACAAATTGTGttacatttttttacattttatgaaAATATGTTGATTAAAGAAATGGCATTGATTACATTTAGTTAGtaaatcatagtaacaataatgcagCATGATTCATATTAGAATCCACTATACTGTGCTCCTGTCAGGAGTAATCACCTCCTATAGATCCTTgcaggagggaataaggaagctCTGGCTGTTGGGAAGGCTTGCGGACTCCAGTTCATCCGAGCAGAGTGCTTTGTATTCTCCCATGTGGCTGACGAAGGGCTCATGAATGCATGCGCTGGGCCTCTGCTAAGATACAGACGTTCCATTGGTGCTGAGGATGTTTTGGTTTTCACTGACATTAAGAAGAAGCACAGGTGGGACTGGTAGTTTACTTAGAAACAGcacaatatatttatgcatttatctaattttcattttgtatttggaCTTGTTCTGTTGAAAAATTGAGTAGCAACTGGGAATGTTTTTTGTGTTATTCCCTACCTGAAATACAGTAAaaccttatttgttttgttgtatttcagTGCACATTCCATAACAAGTGATGTAGGGATAGCAGACACAGCAGAAGCAGCCAAGTTCTTTCTTGCCGATGGTGTCATTCTTACTGGTTCTGCAACGGGACAGGAAGCTGATCACCGTCAGCTAGAAAGTAAGGAGTTATGATGAGGTGGTATTCTTATGTTGATTTCATTTGTTATGTGTTAGGACAGTTTGATATACATAAGGTGTGAATTTGTAGGATTCTAGTGATTAGAAAGACAGATCTAGAATTGAATATTGACAAAACTATGACCTTCTTgagtttcttttatatatatgccttATTGCTGCACTTCCCCACTAATCTTACTAGAAGCATGTCATTGATTACTATGTAAGTTAACCAACATGACAGCAGTAAATGAAAGCAGTAAACTTGTATACATGGATGGATTAATGAATAATGAAGCATTAGAAGGTTTACTAAAACACCTGTGACCTTATTGGTTATTGGTTAATTGTTTATTACATCAGATATTAGACTGcataataaatacacataattTATATCAAAGTCAAAGAAATAAGGGGTGTTAATGGTTATTGTTACTTCTTATAACAGTTATAAACTTTTTTAAGCAGCAGTATGTATACATCATGGAATATATCAAATGTCACAGTTATGTTCAACATTATCTGTGTTTCTATAATGATTccatatgtcatttatatattcatatgtggcAGAACACTATGAAATTTACAAAATGCCTTAATAgaattcttctttttcacttcatAATAGAGtacttactcttttttctttcttcggatGAAGTAAAGATTTATATATGGTGATTTAGGATGTTTTTGACCTCTTATCTTTTCCACAAATCTTAAATATGAATTTTGATGCCACAGATGTCATAAGCAAAGTGGACCTGCCAGTGTTGATTGGG from Penaeus vannamei isolate JL-2024 unplaced genomic scaffold, ASM4276789v1 unanchor5056, whole genome shotgun sequence harbors:
- the LOC113820153 gene encoding uncharacterized protein F13E9.13, mitochondrial isoform X1 (The sequence of the model RefSeq protein was modified relative to this genomic sequence to represent the inferred CDS: added 73 bases not found in genome assembly) yields the protein MALSRFKDLFQCSRAAVIGMIHVKALPGTPLNRHGINELVEMARQEAFAYKEAGVDGVLVENMFDIPYLMGASLGPEVVATMTRVCQEVRSIIPKRIPCGIQILAGGNKEALAVGKACGLQFIRAECFVFSHVADEGLMNACAGPLLRYRRSIGAEDVLVFTDIKKKHRWDCAHSITSDVGIADTAEAAKFFLADGVILTGSATGQEADHRQLENVISKVDLPVLIGSGVTSDNVHKYMDAHGFIVGSHFKTGGSWMGDLEYEKIESFTTLVRNLRKD
- the LOC113820153 gene encoding uncharacterized protein F13E9.13, mitochondrial isoform X2 (The sequence of the model RefSeq protein was modified relative to this genomic sequence to represent the inferred CDS: added 73 bases not found in genome assembly); translated protein: MALSRFKDLFQCSRAAVIGMIHVKALPGTPLNRHGINELVEMARQEAFAYKEAGVDGVLVENMFDIPYLMGASLGPEVVATMTRVCQEVRSIIPKRIPCGIQILAGGNKEALAVGKACGLQFIRAECFVFSHVADEGLMNACAGPLLRYRRSIGAEDVLVFTDIKKKHSAHSITSDVGIADTAEAAKFFLADGVILTGSATGQEADHRQLENVISKVDLPVLIGSGVTSDNVHKYMDAHGFIVGSHFKTGGSWMGDLEYEKIESFTTLVRNLRKD
- the LOC113820153 gene encoding uncharacterized protein F13E9.13, mitochondrial isoform X3 (The sequence of the model RefSeq protein was modified relative to this genomic sequence to represent the inferred CDS: added 73 bases not found in genome assembly), whose product is MSRHFRDGVLVENMFDIPYLMGASLGPEVVATMTRVCQEVRSIIPKRIPCGIQILAGGNKEALAVGKACGLQFIRAECFVFSHVADEGLMNACAGPLLRYRRSIGAEDVLVFTDIKKKHRWDCAHSITSDVGIADTAEAAKFFLADGVILTGSATGQEADHRQLENVISKVDLPVLIGSGVTSDNVHKYMDAHGFIVGSHFKTGGSWMGDLEYEKIESFTTLVRNLRKD